The following proteins come from a genomic window of Alnus glutinosa chromosome 10, dhAlnGlut1.1, whole genome shotgun sequence:
- the LOC133879317 gene encoding phosphatidylinositol 4-phosphate 5-kinase 6-like, whose translation MNLTKREQCRRERERQRMSKENFGIVKVWEATVRKSQAIAKKRTAMSVAHADDDEPGPGQVYDEKVLSNGDFYTGQWVDNVPSGHGKYLWTDGCMYVGEWHRGKTSGKGKFSWPSGATYEGEFKNGFMDGKATYTSSSGDTYKGSWVTNLKHGQGTKSFSNGDYYEGEWRRGLQDGHGRYQWKNGNHYIGHWRNGCMYGNGTMIWSNGNRYDGSWEDGLPKGNGTFRWADGSFYVGIWSKDGKEQNGTYYPSGNSNGNLDWDPQEVYAVDLNDCKICPGEKVLIFPSQKMLNWPGICGKGCDGNVRPKRVSVDGKVSNCCWENGEAGSFNGLEGLGNLQLEGSVKKGNGTQQLRLKPVKKQGLTISKGHKNYELMLNLQLGIRHSVGRPAPMTTLDLKASAFDPKEKVWTKFPPEGSKYTPPHQSSDFRWKDYCPVVFRTLRKLFKVDPADYMISICGNDALRELSSPGKSGSFFYLTNDDRYMIKTMKKAEVKVFLRMLPAYYNHVRAFENTLVTKFYGLHCVKLTGATQKKVRFVIMGNLFCSEYAIHRRFDLKGSSHGRTTDKPEAEIDPTTTLKDLDLNYIFRLQKVWFQELCRQVDRDCDFLEHERIMDYSLLVGLHFRETSCRGSLTPSSRMSGENGDPDKEGATRLSSADMDQLLFDPTRWASIKLGINMPARAERTVRRSDWDPQLVGEPTGELYEVNIFFGIIDILQDYDISKKLEHAYKSMQYDPTSISAVDPKQYSKRFRDFIFRVFLEDT comes from the exons ATGAACCTTACGAAACGGGAACAAtgtaggagagagagagagaggcagagaatGAGCAAAGAAAACTTTGGCATTGTGAAGGTGTGGGAAGCAACAGTACGCAAATcacaagctattgccaagaaaAGAACAGCCATGTCCGTAGCACATGCTGACGACGACGAGCCTGGCCCCGGCCAAGTCTACGACGAGAAAGTCCTCTCCAATGGCGACTTCTACACCGGCCAGTGGGTTGACAATGTTCCAAGCGGCCATGGCAAGTACCTTTGGACGGATGGGTGCATGTACGTTGGTGAATGGCACAGAGGCAAGACCTCCGGCAAGGGAAAGTTCAGCTGGCCCTCCGGCGCCACCTATGAGGGCGAGTTCAAGAATGGCTTCATGGATGGGAAAGCGACTTATACAAGTTCCTCTGGCGATACATATAAAGGCTCTTGGGTGACGAACTTGAAGCATGGACAGGGCACTAAGAGCTTTTCCAATGGAGATTACTATGAGGGTGAATGGAGGCGTGGATTGCAGGATGGGCATGGAAGGTACCAGTGGAAGAATGGGAACCATTATATTGGGCACTGGAGGAATGGGTGTATGTATGGGAATGGAACAATGATTTGGAGCAATGGGAATAGATATGATGGGTCTTGGGAAGATGGACTGCCTAAAGGGAATGGAACCTTTAGGTGGGCAGATGGGAGTTTCTATGTGGGGATTTGGAGTAAGGATGGCAAAGAGCAGAATGGTACTTATTACCCATCTGGGAATTCCAATGGGAACTTGGATTGGGATCCTCAGGAGGTTTATGCAGTGGATTTGAATGATTGTAAAATTTGTCCTGGGGAGAAAGTTTTGATTTTTCCTTCTCAGAAGATGTTGAATTGGCCAGGGATATGCGGGAAAGGATGTGATGGGAATGTGAGGCCTAAGAGGGTGTCCGTGGATGGGAAAGTGAGTAATTGTTGCTGGGAGAATGGTGAAGCTGGTAGCTTCAATGGACTTGAGGGATTGGGGAATCTTCAGCTTGAGGGGTCGGTTAAGAAAGGGAATGGAACACAGCAGCTGAGACTAAAGCCAGTGAAGAAACAGGGGTTGACAATATCAAAAGGGCATAAGAACTATGAACTCATGCTCAATCTGCAGCTGGGTATCAG ACATTCTGTTGGAAGGCCTGCTCCAATGACAACCCTTGATTTGAAGGCTTCGGCTTTTGATCCAAAGGAAAAAGTGTGGACAAAATTTCCACCAGAAGGATCCAAGTACACCCCCCCTCACCAGTCAAGTGACTTCAGGTGGAAGGACTACTGCCCAGTGGTTTTCAG GACTCTCCGGAAATTGTTCAAGGTGGATCCAGCAGATTACATGATATCAATATGTGGGAATGATGCTCTTCGGGAGCTCTCATCCCCTGGAAAAAGCGGAAGCTTTTTTTACTTGACCAACGATGACCGATACATGATAAAAACCATGAAGAAGGCAGAAGTAAAA GTGTTCCTACGGATGCTCCCAGCCTACTACAATCATGTTCGGGCCTTTGAGAACACTCTAGTCACGAAGTTTTATGGTCTTCATTGTGTCAAACTGACTGGGGCTACCCAGAAGAAG GTTCGATTTGTCATAATGGGGAATCTGTTCTGTTCTGAGTATGCAATTCACAGGCGGTTTGACTTGAAAGGTTCTTCCCATGGTCGCACGACTGATAAACCCGAGGCAGAAATTGATCCAACAACAACCCTTAAGGACCTTGATCTCAATTATATATTCAGGTTGCAGAAAGTTTGGTTCCAAGAGTTGTGCAG GCAAGTGGACAGGGATTGCGACTTTCTTGAACATGAGAGGATTATGGACTACAGTTTATTGGTTGGTCTTCACTTCCGAGAAACTTCATGTAGAGGTTCCCTCACACCTAGTAGCCGTATGTCTGGAG AAAATGGAGACCCTGACAAAGAAGGGGCCACTCGACTTTCTAGCGCAGACATGGATCAGCTTCTTTTTGATCCTACCCG GTGGGCGTCCATTAAATTAGGTATAAACATGCCAGCACGGGCGGAACGGACAGTGAGAAGAAGTGACTGGGATCCTCAGCTGGTTGGAGAACCAACAGGAGAGTTATATGAAGTTAACATTTTCTTTGGTATAATTGACATACTACAAGACTATGATATTAGCAAAAAGCTTGAGCATGCATACAAATCAATGCAATATGACCCGACGTCAATCTCTGCTGTTGATCCGAAGCAATACTCGAAACGGTTTCGTGATTTCATCTTCAGAGTTTTTCTAGAAGACACTTGA